The DNA window GGCGCCATTCTCCTTCTTTTTGCAATTGGTCTGGAGCTTTCGGTGGCCGAATTGGCCCGCCTCGGCTGGCGGGTTCTGTTGGCGGGCGTTGGCCAGATTCTGTTGATGGGGTGCCTTGCCTTCGGTTTTGCTCGAATTGCCGGCTGGGCTGGTCCCTCGGCCGTATTGCTGTCTTTTATTCTGGTGCATTCCAGCACCGTGGTCGCTCTGAAGCTCTTTGCGGATCGTGGCCAACTCGACGCCCCACAAGGTCGCGTCGCGACCGGCATTCTGGTGCTGCAGGATCTGTCGGTTGTCCCGATTGTGTTGCTGATTCCGCTGCTGGGCAAACCGGAGGGCATTGATCTTTCGGAGATTGCACGCGCCCTGGGCACGGCCTGCGTCGTGGTTGTAGGTATCGTCGCGCTGGCGAGGGTCGTCTTGCCAGCCCTGCTGCGCGAGGCTGCCGGGCTGGGACTTCGCGAACTCTTTACGGTCACGGTCGTTCTGATCTGCCTCGGTACGGCCTGGCTCGCGGAAAGTATGTCTCTCTCACTGGAGGTGGGAGCGCTGATCGCCGGGCTGGTTCTTTCCGACTCCGACTATTCACACCAGGTCTTTGCCGATATGGCGCCGCTTCGGGATGTCTTTGCGAGCCTGTTTTTCATCTCCATCGGAATGCACCTCGGCTACGAGTTCCTGATGACGCATGCTGTGGAAGTTCTGCTCGGCGCCGCCGGGTTGATGCTTGGCAAGATCCTCATTTTTCTGGTGCTTCTCTTGCCCGTCCTCGGTTCGCTGCGTCTGGCGCTCGTCGTGGCCGTGGGCCTGTCTCAGTTGGGCGAGTTGGCCATCATCCTTCTCCAGATAGCCGGGCCGACGGGCCTTTTTCCGCCCGGCGCACAGGAACTTCTGGTCGGCATTGCCGTGATCACATTCGGGGTCTCGCCCCTGCTGCTGGGGCCGGCCGAGAGGTTGGGTTTGTGGTGGCAGCGTCGGCGCGGGACGACTCTGGATTCTCTGGCGGACGAGCCGCCGGTCGACGGACATGTCGTGATTCTGGGTTATGGGTTGAACGGACGCAATCTGGCAAAAGTTTTGCGCGAGACGGGCGTTCCCTACCGCGTCGCTGCTCTGAACCCTGCCCGCGTCGCAGAGGCGCGCTCGCGCGGAGAGCATGTCGTCTTCGGGGATGCGACGAGTCGCGAGGTTTTGGAAACTCTGGCAGTTTCGCGGGCGTCGATCGTGGTCATCGCGATCTCCGACGCGGTGGCCAGTCAGCGGGCAACCGGACTGGTTCGGGAGCTGAACGCCTCGGCCGCTATTTTGGTCCGCACGCGCTATGTCACGGAGATGGAGCCGTTGCGGGCTCTGGGTGCGGATGAGGTGATTCCCGAGGAGTTCGAGACCTCGGTCGAGATTTTTGCCCGAGTTTTGCGCCGTCTCCATATCCCGCGCAATGTGATCGATTTGCAGATCTCCTTGATTCGCCAGGACGGCTACGAGATGCTGCGTGGTTTGGACTTGCCCGGTCAAGGCCTTCGCGATGTGCAGAAACTTCTCGTGGCAGCGATGACCGAGACCTACCTCGTCGAGCCTGCCTCGGCGGGTATCGGTCGCACGATTCGCGATCTGCAATTACGGGAGCAGACCGGCGTTACCTTGATTGCGGTCGTTCGCGGGGGACTGCCGTCGGCCAACCCCGACCCGGATTTTCGAATCGAGGAAGAGGATGTCCTCGTCCTGCTGGGGGATCATGCGGGTTTGGAAAGGGCGTTTCAGGTTTTGGGCGGAAACCCCGAGAACTGAGTTTCGCGCAGTCCTTCGTCAGAGAGCCCTCAGGGCGCGGACGAAGAACTTGGCAAAGCGTGGACCGTCGATTGCCGTGGCACAGCGGATTTTCCGTCCCTTGGGGTCTTCGTAGGTTCGGAAGACATCGCCATCCCAGCCCGTGCTGATTCCAAGATCTTCAAACTCGCAATGAGATTCATCGAGTGCGCAGGCAAGTGCCAGCGGGTCGTGCAGAAAGGCTGCATTGCCGGAAAGATCACCCACGAAGCCCTCGAAAAGGGATCGCTGTATGGGGGTCCAGCGGTCGAGAGCCCGCAGGATGGCGGCACGTGCCGGACCGGCGCCATCGGCGAGACGATCGCGGTCGTCCGGCGTAAGCCATGTCTGCAAGGTAACGTCGGCGGTCACCAATCGGGTCGGAATTTGCGCCTCGAGAACGATCGTCGCGGCGGCTGGATCGGAGCAGATATTATAGTCGATGCCGAAGGGAAAGCTTTTTTGACCGAATGTAATCTCGCGCAGGTGGCCGCCCATGATCGTCAGTTGCGGGATTTTCGCGGCCGTCTGAGGTGCCTCGAGAATGAGTCGGGCGATATTGGTCAGCGGGCCCACGGCAACCACTTCCGCTTGGGGATGCGTTTCGATCATCCGTGCGAGTGCCGCGACGCCCGTCTCTGTCGGCAGCGCGTCCCGATCGCTTTCGTCGAGAATACCGTCCCCTTCCTGGCCGTGCCAGAAAAACCGCTTTTCGTCATCTACGGGATCGACGGTACCCGCAAACACGGGAATTCCGGATTGTCCGGCGAGGCGTGCCAACTTCCGTGCGATCCGGGCACGGCATGCGGTATCCCCCGAGACTGTCGTGATGCCGATCAATTCGATCGACGGCTCCGCCAGTGCCAGTCCCAGGCAAAGAGCGTCGTCCACATCGCTGCCGATATCTGTGTCGAGAATGATTTGCTTCATCGAATTTCCAGTTCCTCGATGGTGGCCGCGGGCTCGGAAATCCACGAGCATCCGGTGTCGATGGCCGTCAGAGACGCCGTGACTTCACCAACAGCGGCGACTCGGGCCGCACCGATCGTGCGTCGCAAGATTTCCACACCCGCGATTTGTACCGTGGTCTCCCATGCGGCCAGGTCGCGTGCTCCTTCGCTATAACCACGCCAGAGCGCGGCGGCGCGACGACGCAGAGAGGATTCGTCCTTGAGTGCAATGGCGGCGAGCCCGAGGTGGCCGAGCAGCAAGCCGGGGTCCAGCGCCGCACAGCCCATATGGGCGATCTCTGCATCGAGCAGCTTTGTGCCCTGCGCGGAAAGGAGAATATTTCCCGGCTGCGGGTCGGCGTGCACCAGCACGAGCTCCTCGTCCCGGCACTGCTGATGGAGAGCGGTGATGCGACGCTGTAGCGGCTCGTCGTCACGGAGATTGCCTGCGCCCTCGCGGACGGGTTGGGGCAGGGGGAAGTCATTATCGCCAAAGGGCAGCTCGAAAATATGCGCGAAGTGAAGCTGGCGCATATCCTCGTTCCGAAACTTCGATCGCAGAACCGCTTGGTCCTGTGTGCTTTGGTGGACGCGCCCGAGCAGACCCCCGATGGTCTCGAGTGCCGAGGTGAGGTCGCGTGTCGACAGTAGCTCGTGGTCGAGGCGGGGGCAGGTGCCGAGGTCTTCCAGAACGAGAACGCGCTGGTCGGGGTCGAAGTCGAGGATTGTCGGACAGCAGTGGTCCGGATCGACTGTGGCGGCATGGCGGATCCACGATGCTTCGATGAGGATTCTTCGGGTATCTGCCCGGTATTGGGGGAATTTCTCCAATTGCTCGCGTGCTTGCTTGATGATCCAGCTCTGACCGTCGGGCGCTCGCACGCGCCGAACCCAATTGATATTCCCGTCGCCGGCGGACTCGACCGCACAGGGGGTTCCCGGTGGGATCAGCCCTCGCTGGCATAGGAAGTCCACAACGGAATCCTCATTCAGCGCTATCGTTGGAGAATCCTCCCGCAAGTTTTCCACCATCGGAGCTTCGCGTGCCGCTCCGATGGATGCAACAGTGAGACCCAGTGGGTCGCGATAATGACAATCCCCCCCGAACCCCGGCGGTCGCGGTTTTGGGGCCCCTGGACCCGGATTCGCAGGGCTTGCGGGACCAGACCCTACAGCCCGCGGAGGTAATTTCACTTCGGGACTCGGATTTTGCCGAGAAAATCGCTTCCTGCGCATCTGACCTCCTGATCTTTTTGAGCGAAGGTGACTCTCTTGCGCCCGAGGCTCTGGTCCGCTCTTCGCGAGCGATGGCCGGAACGGCCGCGGCGGTCGTGATGCGAGCCGAAGGCGTGGATTCGTTCGGTACACCTGATCAGAATGTTGGTTCCAGACCGATCGACGAGAGCGAATTTCTGCTTCGCTGGGTCAGCGGCGTGCCTTTGGTCACCAGTCAGGTGATGCTGCGACGCAGTCGCGTCCAATCAGCATTGCGTCTGCCGGGCGTCTCGCGGCCCCGGGAGGTGATCGCGGCGGTCATCGCGCGCCACGAAACACGATTCCTCGACGAGATTCTGGTGCGCTGCGATGGTACTTCTCGCGGCGCGGAATTCCCCGCGAATCTCCTCGCGACAGATTTGTTGGAGGACTTTTGTTTTCGGTTAGGTGGGGGGCGCTGGGCGGATCCTCGTGCACGAGCGCAAGTCCGCTGTCGGCTCGCGGATGCGTTAGGGGAGGGCGCCGGAGACGAAGGAGTCGTTCGGGTCCTGCGTGATGCCGCAGATCAGCTTGCCGGCGGAGAGGCAACGAGAGTTTCACCGCCAAATGCCCGACGATCCTTCGCCGGGATTCCGCGGGGAACACTGCCCATGCCCCCGGCAGCCGTTGCGCAAGATTGGGACCGGCGAGCGGATCAGAACATCAGCCGCGAGGAACTCATGGCCGCGATGAATGCGCGCGCAGACTTGCGCGAAGATATCTGCCCCACGGCGCGGACGGTTGAAGGACTTCGGCGAGGTCTCGCGGGCCTGGCGTCGGGTGCGGTGCGGGCGGATCGATCGGACGCACCCACCCAAATGCTCATGCCGGAACCCGACCGCTCAGCAGAGGACGGCCTGGAGCGCCAGCCGTGTGTGGCCTTGCAGGTGCCCTCGCTCGGATCGGGCGGTTTGGAAAATATTGTCGCGATTCTCGCGCGTCGACTCTCAGCGCAGGGATTTCGCGTGCTGGTGATCTGCGACAAGGCCGGAGGCATCCTGGCCGAAGAACTCGTGGCCGAAGGCCTGGAGGTTTTCGTTCTCGGGGAGCAGGACCCGGAGGGCGAGTTGGCGGTTCTTTTTGCGGATCAAAATGTGGATGTTCTCTCGGCACACTATTCGTGGTTGGGGGTTCCGGCTGCGGCCGCGCAGGACATTCCGGTCGTGATGACGGTGCACAATGAATACGGATGGATGGGTGCCGCAGCTCATGAAACCGTTTGTGCGCTGGACTCTCTGGTCCACGGTTATATCGCCGTGAGCCAGACCGTTGCGGATTTTCACGCAGCACGCTTTTCGATTGATCCGGGTCGGATTGCCGTTGTCCGGAATGCGGCAAGCGACCGCTTGCGGGTTTTGGGCACAACCCACCGCGAGGCGAAACGAGCCGAACTGAACCTCGACCCCGAGGCCTGCGTCCTGCTGTTGGTTGGCCGTCTGGAACCGGTCAAAGGACAGCTCTTGCTAGCCGAGGCCGTGGCTCGATGCGCCCGGCAGGGGCTTTTCTGTCAGGTGTTACTGGCTGGCGAGGTGGGCGACTCTCTTTACGCGGCGCAGTTGGAGAAACGTCTCGAGGCATTGGACCTGACGAAGCATTTCCGGATCCTGGGGGAGCGCTCCGATGTCCCCGAGTTGCTTGCAGCGGCCGACTTTTTTGTGCAGCCCTCGCTCTTTGAGGGCTTGAGTTTGGCCGCTGTCGAGGCCTTGCAGGCCGGGGTTCCGGCGGTTCTGGCCCCAACAGGCGACGCGGGCTTTCTCCTCGGCGTCGACGATGCGGAACCCGCAGGTCTTGTTTTCGATCGAACGCCCGCAGATCCGCATCTCGTCCATTCGGAGATCCGTTTTCGTGAGGCTTCCGCGCCTTCGAGCGCAGACATTCAGGCACTCGCAGCAGCCTTGCAGGAGGCAACGACAAGAAAGGCGATGCTTGGTCGCGGCGCGGTCCGGCGGGCCGAAGAGTTACGCGAGCTTCTGAGTCCGGATCGGATGGTAGGGGCGCATGCAAGTTTACTCAAGCAGGCCGTGGCGGCAGGTGGCCTCTCTCATCTCGTCGATTTTCGTCGCGAGTTGATCGATGAGGCGGAACGGCTGGAATCAGAGTTTCAACTCCAGCGGCAAATGCAGCTGGAGGAAGCGGAGGCGAGACAAGCTCCTCCGCCGAGTCTTCTGAGTCGTTTGCGGGAACGATTCAGACGCTCTCGGTGATGGCCACGCGGCTCAGAATCGCTGCGGCACGTGCTTTCCAGGTGTGGCGTTCGGCTGCTTGACGGAGCTGATGGACGCGCTCGGGCGACCGCCCCTCGGCGACTGCTGCGTCGAGTTGCGGCAACCAGTCCTCCGCGCCTTGCGCGACCCTGACGGAGTTCTCCTTTCGGCACTCCTGCATCGCGGTTGTGACTGTTGGGCACCCTCCCGCCATATATTCAAAAAGCTTGAGTGGTGAGACGGCGTTGGTCAGGTCATCAACGATAAAGGGAATCGTCGCGACATCGAAAGCGGCGAGGATCGACGGCAAATCTGCGTAGGGGCGGGGGCCGATCAGGTGAACGTTGGGCAATTCGCCCAGCCCGCTGGCGGCAGCACTCCCATCGTGATCGGGGCCGACGAGAACGAAGCTCCACTTGGGGCGCGCCAATGCGGTTCGCCGGATCAGCTCATAATCGACCCAACGGGCCAAGGCTCCGAAGTACCCGATCACCGGGCCGGGCAGATGGTCGATCGATGCCTCGGGAATCACGCCTGCGGTTGCGAAGTGGTCGAAGTCCACGCCATTGGGCACGAGGAGAACGTCAGGTCGTATCTCGACTATTTCCTGCACGAGGCGGTCGGCGGTCGCGACCACGAGGTCGGCTTCGCGGACCAGGCGCGCATGCTCCCGGCGCAGACGTTCTTGCGGACCGCCAAAGACTTCCAGCACATCGACTGATTCATAGACGATTCGCGCCTCACGAAAGTATGCCGCCTCATAACCATTATACGGCATCGTGAAGACGATCGGGGACTGGACGCCATCAAACGCGCACAAGGGAACGGAGCTCAGGATGACATTCGGTGCGATCTCCCGGAGCCGCGGGCCCTCGGGGTCGTCGTAATCGTGCAGGCAGAAGAAGACCAGATGGTCCAATTGGCCGAGTGCCACTGCCAATTGGTGCGGGCGTTGGAAGAGGTCGATCGCCCATCCGATATTGGGCGGAAAAATCACCACTTCGCCGCGGGGACCTTTGGCAATCCGCTCTGTTATTTCCGCAGCAAAGCGCGCGGTATCGTGGCGATTCCCCTCATGAGGTCGCCAGTTGCAGGCCCATTTGTCTTCGTAGATCTTGCGATTCTCTTCATGGAGGCTGCGGTACTTGGCATCAGCCATTTTTCGGAAACTGGCCCGCCCGGCGTGATGAATATAAGCCTCTTCCGCGCAACTGACCCGGTAACCAGCCGCTCGGACGCGATGGGCATAGTCGTCGTCCTCGAACATGCCGATGCCATAGCGTTCGTCGAGGTCGCCGATTTTTTGATAGACGGCGCGCGGCATGGCGACGCAGTACATCGCCAGGACATCGATCGGATAGAGCATGTCTTCGTGTTCGTTACCCCAGGACTGGGCAAACTCGACAAGGCCCCCGAGATCGCGATAGCCGGCGTCCTGTCGTGCCTCGTTCCAGACGTTATTGGTGACGGGACCGATCAGCCCGATCTCGGGATCAGCTTCGAGATTATGGATCAGACGGCTCAGCCAACCGCGGGGCAGAACGGTATCGTTGTTCAGCAGCACGAGAAAATCACCGGAAGCGCGTGCGAGGCCCTGATTGTTTGCCGCCGCAAACCCCCGATTTTCCTTATTCAGGACGAGAGTGATGCGAGGTTCGCCTGCCGCCTGCTCTTCGAGATAGGCGGGAGTTTCATCGGTCGAGCCGTTGTCGACCAGAATTGCTTCCCAGCATGGCCATGAGGTATTCGCCCGCAGCGAGTCCAGGCACTGCCGGGTGAAGCCGAGATTGTTCCAGGTCACGATGATAATGCTGATTTTCGGGAACATATCGTTCACGATGTCGGCCATTGCGGCCCCGCGTGATTGCCAGGAGTTTTCTCTCGCGAAGCGTCGGCGAGCCGCAACGACGGTCGCATCCGAGCCCTCGAGCGCCTCCTCGAGCTTGCGTGTGAAGCTGGCCGGGTCGTTTGCCTGCTGGAACAGATTCCCGTGCGGCCGCAGTTCCGGAAGATCGCTGGTGACAACAGGCTTGCCGGCCGCCATGTATTCATAGGCCTTTACCGGGTCCGTTGCTTCGATCAGGGGCGTGGACTGGAAGGGAATGGTGGCAACATCGAAGCGAGCGAGCCAGGCGGGGAGTTCGCTGTAGGGCTTCTCGCCCAGAAAATGAACGTGTGGCAAGGCCTTGAGGTCGTCATGTTGGGGTGCTCCGAAGGTGGAGCCAATGAGCAGAAACGTCCACTCGGGGTGCTTGGCCGCGGCATCACGAAGCAGATCAAAATCGAACCATGCGGAAATAGCGCCGAAGTAACCGATCACCGGCCCCTCGATTTTGGGAAGACCGGCCGGCGACTCCGGCGAGGGGTTGGCGAAGTGATCAAAGTCGCCGGCATTGGGGATTCGGTGCAAGGGCTTGGCCGAGAAGGCCAACTTCGTCGCCAGCGCGCGCGAGGTGACGACGATCGCGTCCGCGTCCTCGGCGAGGCGCTTTTCGCGGCCGATCATCTCGGCGTCGTTGGTGGCAAAGCCCTCGTGGTCGTCCATGCAATCGTAGAGAACCCGCCAGCCTCGGTCGCGAAGCGCCAGTGCTGCATCGCTCCAGAACGGCAACTGCACGATGGATGCGGCCGTCGAGATGCCTTCCCGTCTCGCCAATTCTCGCAGCGACGCGACCAATGCGGCCTGATTGGCCTCATTGAGGGTGTCGGTATAGAGGTTGCAAGCCTCGGCCATGCCGGGTTTGACGCGGAAGATGCCTTTCTCGATCAGCGACAGGCGTGGTGCGGCTCCAGGCTCGAGGTGTGCGCCCGTGAGCAAGGAGTCCGGGTCGATCCAGAAAATGCGGTGGCCACGAGCGGCCAGCGCCCGCATGAGCTGTTGGGGGCGCTGGAATCGGAAATCCCAGTCAATAATCGGAAAGCAGATGATATCAACGGATGCAGCACGGTCTTCGATCTTGCCGGTGGTTGCGAGCAAACCTTCCTCCGAGACCACCCACGGCCGAGGTTTGGGCGGCAACCCGACCATCTTCCGCAAGCGGGTCCGGATCGGATACGGAATATGCCGTCCGATATGCTCCTGGCCAGCCCTGAGGAGCACTCCTCCGAGGCGGCGATAAATTCGCTGTTGCGTCACCAATTCCCTCGCTACACCTTGCGCGCACGGCACTCAATGACCACCTTTTCGGATACCTGATGTCGAACGAAGCCCATGGGGAATTCTCGCCTGACGAGAGCCTGACGGCGAGCCTCGAGGCTCTTGAGCCCGAGTTGCGCTCTCGGCTGAAGGCGACCCTTCTCGATGATATGCTCACCGAATACGACGCTCGATTCCTGGTGGATTTCGTGCAGGGGCTTTCGGTTGAATTCTCCGAGGCTTTCCTTGAGGTTTTTCAGAACTGGGCGGTGGAGGAAGAGGCTCATTACGCGGCCTTTCGCGGCATTTGCAAACTCTTCCGACCGGGATTGCAGGCGGATCTGGATGCGCGCCGACCGGATTTCGGGGGCATCGAGCATCTTTTCGGCAGCGAGTTCGAGATCCTATGTCTGCTGGCCTATGACGAACTGGCGACAATTCGGGGCTACCGCGGGAATCTGCCGCTCTATGACCTTCTGGGCGCTCCCTTCGGGTCGTTCCTCCGAACCGTAGTCGCGGACGAGGGGCGCCATTACGCGTCGTTCCGACAACTTTTATTCGATTGTCACGGCGACAAGCTTGCAGATGCCCCGGCGATTATCCGGCGGATTCGTGGTGCGGACGGGGCCCCATATCAGTCGACTTTCGTGCTGGATCATGACGATCCGATCTATGGCACCGAAATTTTTGACGAAGCGGCAGCGGTTCTGGAACGTCAATTGACCCAAAACCTGCCGGCGGCCTGAAGGTAGAGTCGCGTGCTGCTGCGTTCTTTTTGTGTCAGAGGAAACCTGTGAATCGCGATCGAATGATAGCTTCTCTCGATGACGGACCCTGGGACGTCATTGTGGTCGGCGGAGGAGCCTCGGGCCTGGGAATCGCCGTCGATGCCCAGAGCCGCGGTTACCGGACGCTCCTGCTCGAGAAATGGGACTTCGCGAAAGGAACCTCGAGCCGTTCCACCAAGTTGGTGCATGGTGGCGTGCGCTACCTGCAGCAGGGCAATGTATCGCTGGTCCTCGAAGCCCTGCGCGAACGCGGCCTGTTGTGTCGTAATGCGGCTCATCTGGTCCACGATCTGGCTTTCATCGTACCCCGATACCGATGGTGGGAAGGTCCTTTTTACGGTGTGGGGCTGAAATTATACGATCGCCTCGCTGGCAAGCTCAATCTGGCCCGTTCCCGAATTCTCGATCGGAAGACCACCATGGCCAAGATTCCCAATGTGGAAACCGAAAGTCTGCTCGGCGGGGTCCAGTACTACGACGCTCAATTCGACGATGCGCGGCTCGCTCTTTCTCTCGCCATGACGGCCGCGGACGAGGGCGCGACTCTGCTCAACTATATGTCGGTGGATCGGTTGTTGAAAAAAGATGGTCAGGTGGTTGGGGTCGCTGCCACCGATGCAGAGACCGGCCGCCAGCATAATTTGCACGGCTCGGTCGTGATCAATGCTACCGGCGTTTTTACTGATTCCGTGCGTCGCCTCGACGATTCCCGGGCCGGTGTTACCGTCACGGCGAGCCAAGGCGTGCATATCGTCCTCGACCGCAGCTTTCAGCCCTCGGATACCGCGATCATGGTTCCACAAACGGATGATGGCCGAGTTCTATTTGTCATTCCGTGGCATGATCGGTGTCTGGTGGGGACAACCGATACCGAGGTACCCGAGGCCGATATCGAGCCCCGGCCGATGGCCGAGGAAATCGAGTTCATCCTGCGCAACGCAGCCCGCTATCTGGACCACGACCCCAAACAGGAAGACATCCTGAGTTGCTTCGCCGGGCTGCGGCCGCTGGTGAAGGCTGATGCGGAGACAGGCGGCACGAAGTCCATTTCACGCGAGCATTCGGTTCTGATTTCGGAATCCGGATTGGTCACGATCGTGGGTGGCAAGTGGACGACTTACCGGAAGATGGCCGAAGATACCGTCAATGATGCGGCGAGTATTGCCGGGCTTGAGGAGAGGCCCTGCCGGACCGAAGAGCTGCATCTCCACGGCTGGATGGACCGAGATGATCCAGCTTTGCCCGCAGACGGACATATGGAGATGTACGGGTCAGATGCCGCAGCGGTCCAGACGTTTCTGGCCGAGTTCCCCGATGGAGAGACTCTCCTGCACCCGGATCTGCCATACTCTCGAGGGCAGGTGGCCTGGGCCGCGCGGTTTGAAATGGCACGCACGCTCGATGATGTCCTCGCACGGCGCACACGTTGCCTTTTGCTGAATGCACGCGCGGCGATAGCCGCCGCCCCCGATGCGGCAGCGATTCTCGCCGCAGAACTTGGACGTGACGAGGCTTGGCAAAACCATCAGGTCGAAGCATTTCGGGCGCTCGCAGCTTCCTACCTGCCCTGATCGCGCCCAAACGGCCGGAGATGGCCGGTCGACTTTTGTCGCTGTGCTCGAGAGCACAAAAAAAGCCCGGACCCCTTTTGAGGGCCCGGGCTCTTTGCGAAGCAAACGCGCTTTTTAGAGTCGCGCTCCGACGGCAAAGCCGAAGAGGCGTGGCTCAATGGTGAACACGTTTGTGAAGTTGGCGGTCGCGGCATCAGAGACATACATGCCGGTCACGTTGTCGTCGTTGAGGATGTTTTTCACATAGCCTCGAACGAACCAGCGACCTTCAGCATCTTCGAAGATCATCTGTGCATCCCAACGGTACCAGGACGGAATCTTGTCCAGAGGCGCGTTGTAGATACGACCCCACATGGCGCTCTGCCAGTAGAAGTCCGTACGAGGTGTGATGTCGATTCCCAGAGACTCGATCGGGAACGTGTACTGAGCGCCGAGGCTGAACGAGAACTCAGGTGCGTTCGCCAGCTCGTTGCCCTTCAGGTTGTACTCATACTCGAGCGACTTGCCATTCTCCGGGTTGCTGGAGATGTTTTCGGCCTCGCCCGCTGCGTTCGGAACCGATTCCATGGCTCCACAGTTGAGCAACGTGGGCGCTCGCTTCTCTTCGCCGTTGTGAACCACGTTGGCAAAGGTGATCGGCTCGTTGACGAAGTAGTTGTAACCACCGTCTCCGATGCCATCCAGCCGCCCATCGAAGTAGGCGTCAAAGAACTTCTCCTTGTTGACGACGCAGGGCTGCGCGAAGATGGAGTCCTTGCCCAGATAGTTCGGGTTTGTCCCTGCGCCAGATTGCTCGTAGTGGCGCTCGCCATTGGGGTCGCGCGGATCTGCGGTTTTGAAATCCTCCGAGATCTTGCTTCCCAGGTACGAGAAGTTGAAGTTGATCAAAGCGCCCGGCAGGACCGGCGGCACCCAGATCGACTCAAGCTCGAGACCCCAGACGAAGGCGTCGGTGTTCTCGTTGAGTGCGGTACGGTTGGCAATCTTCGAGACTTGATAATCCTTGTAGTCATAGAAGAAGGCCGTGAGGTTGGCCTGCAGGCCCCAGTCCAGAATCGAGTTCTTCGCGCCAATTTCATAGGCGTTCACGAACTCGGGTGCGAACGTATCGGCGACTCCGCCGAATCCTGGCTGTTCCGGGTTGACTGCGGGGTTGAAGCCGCCGGGACGATAGCCTCGTGACCAGCTGAAGTAGGTCAGAGTCTCATCCGTGAAGGGCAGCTCGGCCGCGTAGTCGATCACGAAACGACCGGTGAAGGCGTTCCAGGTTTCCTCGGTGGGCGAACCCTTGAGGACGCGAGCCATGTTGTAGGTCGGAATTTGCTGTCCCGGCAGGAAGCAGCGCTCTTCGCCGTTCTCGTCGATGAAGCAATCCTGCGCGCCCGGGAAGTCGGTCACGCCCGGGAAGCTGGGACCCACAGGTGTGAGAGTCTCGCCTCCGGTACCAATGCAGAGAAGGTCAGCACCGCCGAGAGGGAGAGGCGTAGCCGACTGGGCGAGAGGGTCGGTGTTGATCAGGCAGAGCTGGTTGGGAGGTGTCCCGACAGCGCCACCGCCAGCCAGAGAGTTGAACAGCGTGGATCGGTCCGAAACGCTCTTCTGATCGTAGTTCCAACGGAAGCCACCGGTCAGTTTCAAGGACGGGGTCACGTCGACATAGCCTTCGGTGTAGAAGCCGAGGCCTGTGCGATCGTAGCTGCCGGTCGCGTTGTCAAAGAAGCTGGGATAGAGTCCCGAGAGCCCGATGTTGGGGATAGGACCCTGCGGCTGAATGATTGGCGTAGCGTTCACAGCCACCGCTTCCAGCGTGTTGGAGAGGACGCGATAGCCGCCCTCGCT is part of the Candidatus Binatia bacterium genome and encodes:
- a CDS encoding glycosyltransferase, producing MTQQRIYRRLGGVLLRAGQEHIGRHIPYPIRTRLRKMVGLPPKPRPWVVSEEGLLATTGKIEDRAASVDIICFPIIDWDFRFQRPQQLMRALAARGHRIFWIDPDSLLTGAHLEPGAAPRLSLIEKGIFRVKPGMAEACNLYTDTLNEANQAALVASLRELARREGISTAASIVQLPFWSDAALALRDRGWRVLYDCMDDHEGFATNDAEMIGREKRLAEDADAIVVTSRALATKLAFSAKPLHRIPNAGDFDHFANPSPESPAGLPKIEGPVIGYFGAISAWFDFDLLRDAAAKHPEWTFLLIGSTFGAPQHDDLKALPHVHFLGEKPYSELPAWLARFDVATIPFQSTPLIEATDPVKAYEYMAAGKPVVTSDLPELRPHGNLFQQANDPASFTRKLEEALEGSDATVVAARRRFARENSWQSRGAAMADIVNDMFPKISIIIVTWNNLGFTRQCLDSLRANTSWPCWEAILVDNGSTDETPAYLEEQAAGEPRITLVLNKENRGFAAANNQGLARASGDFLVLLNNDTVLPRGWLSRLIHNLEADPEIGLIGPVTNNVWNEARQDAGYRDLGGLVEFAQSWGNEHEDMLYPIDVLAMYCVAMPRAVYQKIGDLDERYGIGMFEDDDYAHRVRAAGYRVSCAEEAYIHHAGRASFRKMADAKYRSLHEENRKIYEDKWACNWRPHEGNRHDTARFAAEITERIAKGPRGEVVIFPPNIGWAIDLFQRPHQLAVALGQLDHLVFFCLHDYDDPEGPRLREIAPNVILSSVPLCAFDGVQSPIVFTMPYNGYEAAYFREARIVYESVDVLEVFGGPQERLRREHARLVREADLVVATADRLVQEIVEIRPDVLLVPNGVDFDHFATAGVIPEASIDHLPGPVIGYFGALARWVDYELIRRTALARPKWSFVLVGPDHDGSAAASGLGELPNVHLIGPRPYADLPSILAAFDVATIPFIVDDLTNAVSPLKLFEYMAGGCPTVTTAMQECRKENSVRVAQGAEDWLPQLDAAVAEGRSPERVHQLRQAAERHTWKARAAAILSRVAITESV
- a CDS encoding glycerol-3-phosphate dehydrogenase/oxidase — encoded protein: MNRDRMIASLDDGPWDVIVVGGGASGLGIAVDAQSRGYRTLLLEKWDFAKGTSSRSTKLVHGGVRYLQQGNVSLVLEALRERGLLCRNAAHLVHDLAFIVPRYRWWEGPFYGVGLKLYDRLAGKLNLARSRILDRKTTMAKIPNVETESLLGGVQYYDAQFDDARLALSLAMTAADEGATLLNYMSVDRLLKKDGQVVGVAATDAETGRQHNLHGSVVINATGVFTDSVRRLDDSRAGVTVTASQGVHIVLDRSFQPSDTAIMVPQTDDGRVLFVIPWHDRCLVGTTDTEVPEADIEPRPMAEEIEFILRNAARYLDHDPKQEDILSCFAGLRPLVKADAETGGTKSISREHSVLISESGLVTIVGGKWTTYRKMAEDTVNDAASIAGLEERPCRTEELHLHGWMDRDDPALPADGHMEMYGSDAAAVQTFLAEFPDGETLLHPDLPYSRGQVAWAARFEMARTLDDVLARRTRCLLLNARAAIAAAPDAAAILAAELGRDEAWQNHQVEAFRALAASYLP